The stretch of DNA CATTTATTTCTGAAATATTTTTTGAAATGGCAAAACTCAATGAAAACTTAATCGGAACTGATCCTCGCAAATGTATCTTTCGAATTTATCGAGATGTCCGTTTTTCAAAAAATAAAGAGCCATACAAAACAAATTTTGGAGCCGCTATTTGTGCTGGGGGTAAATCATTAAATACCGCTTTATTTTATATTCATATTGAACCGGGGAATAAATCGTTTATAGCGGGTGGACGTTATATGCCCGACTCAAACTCATTACGGAACATACGGGAAAAAATTGCCGGAAAACCAAATGAATTTAAAAAAATAATTTCAGATAAAAAATTTAAATCAGTATTCTCTAAACTTTCTGACATAAAAGTAAAAACCGTTCCGCGAGGATACACAAAGGACCATCCAGAAATTGAACTATTAAAATATACCAGTTATATTGTCGAAAAAAAAATTGAGGATGATATTCTAATTTCAAAAAAAATCAAAAAGATTAGTATTGATTCTTATAAAATTTTATATCCATTTATTCAGTATTTAAATGATATTAAACAATGACAATTTCCGTATTTTTTTTAGGATTTAGTGCTTGTTTAAGTTTTTTATTTTCGATTGGAGAATTTAGTTCTGCCAAAAAATTTTACAGGAATTGGTATCTTGGATTTATTTTTTTATTTTTAGGTATTTTTATTTTTCAATCCTTTCTTTGGTCGAGCGGATTAATAAAATTATACCCTCATATGTTACATATACATATTCCAGCAACTGCATTAGTAGGTGTTTTTTTTGAGAGGTATTTATTATTAACTTGGGAAAATCAAGTAGAATCATTTCGAAGATTTTTATTTAAATGTGGTGTTTGTGTTAGTATAGTATTATTTACAATTCCCCTTTATTTGAAATCTAGTGAAGAAAAATTAAAGTATATAGAAGATTGTTATAAAGAAGGAACGCCACTTCATTCTAAAATTGCAATATTGATTGTAATCTCAGTTATGTTTTATTTTTTTCTAAGCATTTTATTTCGATTTAAAAATCTTTTTAGAAAATCTACTTTGTTGGAATCCAAAACCTTACAATTAGTTCTTGTTATCTTAGTATTAGGATTTGTCGGAATTATGATCGGTGGTTATTTTGCTATTTACGGGTCTTATATTGGTATAGAGACTAACGGATATATTTTTGGAATATTTTTGATTGTATTGTATATTTTACGTATTCGATATCCAGAAATATTTCAAGAAGTTAGAATTATTGTAGAGGAAGAAAAAAAGTATAAAAACTCACAGTTAAAGTCTGTCAATTTAAAAGATGTAGGACAAAAGTTAACGAATCTTTTGGAAGTAGATAAAATATACAGAGAGGATAATATAAATTTATCAGAGCTTGCATCTCGTATTGGAATTTCCAATCACCAGTTGTCTGAATACCTTAACAAAGAGTTAAAACTTCCTTTTTTCTCGTTAATTCATAAATATAGAATAGAAGAAGCAAAGACTTTTCTTGTAACTAATCCAGATGAAACAGTATTATCTATCGCGTATAAAGTTGGGTATCAGTCTAAATCCTCATTTAATGAAATATTTAAAAAGGAAACAGGCTTTACGCCGACCGAATTTAGAAAAAAAACGAAAAAATAGTCCACACTTATCAGTCTGTACCAAAAAATTAGTCAGTATCGATCGAGACGGTCGATTGAATTCTATTTCTATGCTAAATTATACCTGTTAAAGGGGATATTATATGCCATTCGGATGTGACTTAAATTTAGATTGTATTATTCAGGCGGGATCATTCCAGCTTTTTATGAACTTTGTACGCTATTATCCAATAGCTGGTGTAGCATTTTTTATTTTTTATATTTGGAAGAAGGATTATTTTGCTAGATTCCGAATTCAAGACAAATATCCAAAGTCAGAAAAAATTTGGAATGAAATAAGGCAATCTGCTGTTACCCTCGTTATGTTTGCAGGTATAGGAACTACCGTATTTGTTTTGATTCGATTAGGTGTCTTAAAAACTCAAATGTATAGAGATGCCAGTTTA from Leptospiraceae bacterium encodes:
- a CDS encoding DUF2461 domain-containing protein, with protein sequence MLQKETLGFLNNLNKNNRRDWFEKNKQSFEDAKLDFETFISEIFFEMAKLNENLIGTDPRKCIFRIYRDVRFSKNKEPYKTNFGAAICAGGKSLNTALFYIHIEPGNKSFIAGGRYMPDSNSLRNIREKIAGKPNEFKKIISDKKFKSVFSKLSDIKVKTVPRGYTKDHPEIELLKYTSYIVEKKIEDDILISKKIKKISIDSYKILYPFIQYLNDIKQ
- a CDS encoding AraC family transcriptional regulator, whose protein sequence is MTISVFFLGFSACLSFLFSIGEFSSAKKFYRNWYLGFIFLFLGIFIFQSFLWSSGLIKLYPHMLHIHIPATALVGVFFERYLLLTWENQVESFRRFLFKCGVCVSIVLFTIPLYLKSSEEKLKYIEDCYKEGTPLHSKIAILIVISVMFYFFLSILFRFKNLFRKSTLLESKTLQLVLVILVLGFVGIMIGGYFAIYGSYIGIETNGYIFGIFLIVLYILRIRYPEIFQEVRIIVEEEKKYKNSQLKSVNLKDVGQKLTNLLEVDKIYREDNINLSELASRIGISNHQLSEYLNKELKLPFFSLIHKYRIEEAKTFLVTNPDETVLSIAYKVGYQSKSSFNEIFKKETGFTPTEFRKKTKK